A DNA window from Aestuariispira ectoiniformans contains the following coding sequences:
- a CDS encoding HlyD family secretion protein produces the protein MKKLYAAAAVVLLGAGAYFAHDAMEGAESVEAFVNIEVVEYKANAVGAWEPSKRLVSDEEFQAGDIFGKIVVPESDPGVLGLKTRMLEVKNQIADARNQLKSIDNEKKLNTSHIKHYRDKYDQSVEISSKVAKLENELIRVQTERKRILLNRQKDDYNRSRSLNVKKIISDSVLQDDETNYLASVQEVKALNIQSKINDWNRRAMEQGLQYEESQVFNYYLSRVNEYVERNRYLNNSIISTNNDIKTAEELYHAYETLYGQVANLQFTASGRERVWEIHSYGQAVTEGGELLFTTLKCDNVWVEAYIYQKHVDEFSVGRKVHVRFKGADEAVTGTVRAIRQNVDRVQIGSPMPIPPIDLVRRQLPVKIASLLVDIDSNDWLRQQAFCGAGVTAIVTSDS, from the coding sequence ATGAAGAAATTATACGCCGCCGCCGCCGTTGTCCTGCTGGGTGCAGGGGCCTATTTCGCGCATGACGCAATGGAAGGCGCCGAAAGTGTGGAGGCTTTCGTCAACATCGAAGTGGTGGAATATAAAGCCAATGCCGTTGGGGCCTGGGAGCCGAGCAAACGCCTCGTCAGCGATGAGGAGTTCCAGGCCGGAGACATCTTCGGCAAGATTGTCGTACCGGAATCCGACCCCGGCGTCCTGGGCCTCAAAACCCGGATGCTGGAAGTTAAAAACCAGATCGCCGACGCCCGGAACCAGCTCAAAAGCATCGACAACGAAAAGAAACTGAACACCAGCCATATCAAACATTACCGCGACAAATACGACCAATCCGTCGAGATTTCCAGCAAGGTGGCCAAGCTTGAGAATGAGTTGATCCGCGTCCAGACCGAACGGAAAAGGATTCTGCTCAACCGGCAAAAAGACGACTACAACCGCAGCCGCAGCCTGAACGTGAAAAAGATCATTTCCGATTCAGTCCTGCAGGATGATGAAACCAATTACCTGGCCAGTGTTCAGGAAGTGAAGGCGCTCAACATCCAGAGCAAGATCAATGACTGGAACCGCCGTGCCATGGAACAGGGCCTCCAATATGAGGAAAGCCAGGTCTTCAATTATTACCTGTCGCGGGTGAATGAATATGTGGAAAGAAACCGCTATCTGAACAACAGCATCATCTCCACCAATAATGACATCAAAACCGCCGAAGAACTCTACCACGCCTATGAAACGCTCTACGGGCAGGTCGCCAACCTGCAGTTCACGGCCAGCGGGCGCGAAAGGGTCTGGGAAATCCATTCCTATGGTCAGGCGGTGACCGAAGGCGGAGAGCTGCTTTTCACCACGTTGAAATGCGACAATGTCTGGGTCGAGGCCTATATCTATCAAAAGCATGTGGATGAATTCAGCGTCGGCAGGAAGGTCCATGTCCGCTTCAAAGGGGCCGACGAGGCGGTAACCGGCACAGTGCGCGCGATCAGGCAGAATGTGGACCGGGTTCAGATCGGAAGCCCGATGCCGATCCCCCCGATTGACCTTGTCAGGC